A stretch of DNA from Gammaproteobacteria bacterium:
CTGTCCAGTGGCGGAGGATTCCCGTCCTCCGCCGGTAGTAACGCCTGTAACGCCGAAGGCGCGTCCTCAAGGGCGAAATACGGATTGCAATGCCTCGCGGATGCCGAGTGGCGGGGGTTCGGATTGTCCTCCGTCCCAACCCCCCACGTTGCCTTCGACGGTTGAGGCGGGAAGTTCAAATCAATTTGCAGGGATTGAGTTTGTCTGGATTCCATCGGGTTGCTTCAACATGGGATCGCCGGATTCCGAGGAAGATCGTGGAAGTGATGAAGGTCCGGTTCATCGGGTGTGCGTGGATGGCTTCTGGATGGGGAAATACGAAGTAACCCAGGGACAATGGAAAAAAATTATGGGCAATAATCCGGCCACTATTAAGAAGGATGATGATTATCCGGTTGAAAACGTAAGCTGGGATGATGCTCAGGCATATATTCGGCAGTTAAATATGAAAGGCGTTGGACATTTCCGTTTGCCAACGGAGGCTGAATGGGAATACGCGGCGCGTGCGGGAACCACAACGCCATTTTATTTCGGGAACACGATTGATTCGGATACGCAAGTAAATTAT
This window harbors:
- a CDS encoding formylglycine-generating enzyme → MQSNLIMRIFVGMAVLFFLISQVWGRDCPSVCPDGSRPYFCICPVAEDSRPPPVVTPVTPKARPQGRNTDCNASRMPSGGGSDCPPSQPPTLPSTVEAGSSNQFAGIEFVWIPSGCFNMGSPDSEEDRGSDEGPVHRVCVDGFWMGKYEVTQGQWKKIMGNNPATIKKDDDYPVENVSWDDAQAYIRQLNMKGVGHFRLPTEAEWEYAARAGTTTPFYFGNTIDSDTQVNYDGNDPYGNGAKGQFRQFTTSVGNFPPNDFGLHDMHGNVWEWVEDWYCKNFYGLTEARNKNPLCNNHASGFRVVRGGSWVGGARYARSANRIRITPDNRGFSNGFRLARLAQD